A window of bacterium contains these coding sequences:
- a CDS encoding ATPase, T2SS/T4P/T4SS family, with translation MGIFTKRSKEEEIQSLEKALAYKDRLLNITHQIHSAHNLDEIFLRLQKPILELFEADRITIYAVDDEKGELFSRFKVGEEIGEIRIPISPASIAGFAAYSKEPITIKDAYDAAELERINPQLHFNQSYDQKSGYRTRQVLASPIMFQGTLQGVIQLINKKDSQQFAAKDIDSVREIAKIIGIAFHNQALRQKKMPSKFQMLVQQNILSEKELQEAIRRSRESNKAIEQILMREYKVAKKNILDSLSDFYQCPFIEFDPEYKIDEGILGRLSPNYLNKHFWMPLRKSGETIEVLVDDPRDIQKIDEIKLTLNQQKITLIGALREDIVKFINAVSNPVDKTVLKVDELLSELDLEQVAEEQVDEEVDDALNESDNTIIKLTNQLIREAYNRGASDIHIEPYPGKQPTIVRYRIDGDCRKYLEIPASYRRAIVARLKIMSQLNIAERRLPQSGKIKFRHNQREIELRVEVTPTVGDQEDVVLRVLASSEPIPLDRLNLAPYNLKNLKHIISQPYGLVLVVGPTGSGKTTTLHSALAHINTPEKKIWTAEDPVEITQYGLRQVQVRSQIGLTFASAMRSFLRADPDVVMVGEMRDKETAAIGIEASLTGHLVFSTLHTNSAPETVVRLLDMGMDPYNFANALLGVLAQRLVKTLCKSCKTAYHPTPEEFQELRAEYGEDAFDRNGFRYTDDLQLYRPQGCQECGQTGYRGRTGIHELLMGSDTVRHLIIQRSTIEAIRDAGLNQGMTTLKQDGIAKVLLGITDLNQVRKVCIK, from the coding sequence ATGGGAATTTTTACCAAGAGAAGTAAAGAAGAAGAGATCCAATCCCTGGAAAAGGCCCTGGCCTATAAGGACCGGCTGCTGAATATTACTCACCAGATTCACTCTGCCCACAATCTGGACGAGATTTTTTTGCGCCTCCAAAAGCCGATTCTCGAGCTGTTCGAGGCTGACCGCATTACCATTTATGCTGTGGATGATGAAAAGGGAGAGCTTTTTTCCCGTTTTAAGGTCGGAGAAGAAATCGGAGAAATCCGCATACCGATCAGCCCGGCCAGTATTGCAGGGTTTGCGGCCTATTCCAAAGAGCCGATCACGATTAAAGATGCCTATGACGCAGCGGAGCTGGAACGGATCAATCCGCAGCTTCACTTCAATCAATCCTATGACCAGAAGAGCGGATACCGGACCAGGCAGGTTCTGGCCTCGCCGATAATGTTTCAGGGAACCCTGCAGGGAGTCATCCAGCTCATTAATAAAAAGGATAGCCAGCAGTTTGCTGCCAAGGATATCGATTCGGTCCGCGAAATTGCCAAAATCATCGGTATCGCCTTTCATAATCAGGCCCTGCGCCAAAAGAAGATGCCCAGCAAGTTTCAGATGCTGGTCCAGCAAAATATCCTGTCCGAGAAAGAGCTGCAGGAAGCCATCCGAAGGTCCCGCGAAAGCAATAAGGCCATTGAGCAGATATTGATGCGGGAATACAAGGTGGCTAAAAAAAACATCCTGGATTCCCTGTCCGATTTCTATCAATGCCCCTTTATCGAATTTGATCCTGAATATAAGATCGATGAGGGAATTTTGGGCCGCCTGAGTCCGAATTACCTGAACAAGCATTTCTGGATGCCCCTGCGAAAGAGTGGCGAAACCATCGAGGTGCTGGTGGATGATCCCCGGGATATTCAAAAAATCGATGAAATCAAGCTCACCCTGAATCAGCAGAAAATTACCCTTATCGGCGCATTGCGGGAGGATATCGTAAAGTTCATCAATGCGGTCAGTAACCCCGTGGACAAAACCGTTCTGAAGGTGGATGAGCTTTTGTCGGAGCTTGATCTTGAGCAGGTCGCTGAAGAGCAGGTGGATGAAGAAGTCGATGATGCGCTCAATGAATCGGACAATACGATCATCAAACTGACCAATCAGCTTATCCGTGAAGCCTATAACCGGGGGGCCTCGGACATCCACATCGAGCCTTACCCCGGAAAGCAGCCGACAATAGTCCGCTACCGCATTGACGGCGATTGCCGAAAATATCTGGAAATTCCGGCAAGCTACCGCCGGGCCATCGTTGCCCGGCTCAAGATCATGTCTCAATTGAATATTGCCGAACGAAGGCTTCCGCAGAGCGGCAAGATAAAGTTCCGGCACAACCAGCGGGAGATCGAGCTGCGGGTGGAAGTAACCCCAACCGTCGGGGACCAGGAGGATGTGGTGCTCCGGGTGCTGGCCTCCAGCGAGCCGATCCCTCTGGACAGACTCAATCTGGCCCCCTACAACCTGAAAAACCTGAAGCATATTATCAGCCAGCCCTATGGCCTGGTTCTGGTGGTCGGCCCCACCGGATCGGGAAAGACCACGACCCTGCACTCTGCCCTGGCCCATATCAATACCCCGGAAAAAAAAATCTGGACAGCGGAAGACCCGGTTGAGATCACCCAATACGGATTGCGGCAGGTGCAGGTGAGAAGTCAGATAGGGCTGACTTTCGCCAGTGCCATGCGCTCCTTCCTGCGGGCTGATCCCGATGTGGTCATGGTGGGAGAGATGCGGGACAAGGAGACGGCGGCCATCGGCATCGAGGCTTCCCTGACCGGCCATCTGGTTTTCAGCACCCTCCATACCAACAGTGCCCCGGAAACCGTTGTCCGCCTCCTGGACATGGGCATGGACCCCTACAATTTCGCCAATGCCCTGCTGGGGGTGCTGGCCCAGCGTCTGGTCAAGACCTTGTGTAAATCCTGCAAGACGGCCTATCACCCCACCCCGGAAGAATTCCAGGAGCTGCGCGCCGAATATGGCGAAGATGCTTTTGACCGGAACGGATTCCGCTACACCGATGACCTGCAGCTCTACCGGCCTCAAGGGTGTCAGGAATGCGGTCAGACAGGATACCGGGGCAGGACCGGGATTCATGAGCTTTTAATGGGCTCGGATACAGTCCGGCATCTGATTATTCAGAGGTCAACCATCGAGGCGATCCGGGACGCCGGGTTGAATCAGGGCATGACCACTCTGAAGCAGGATGGAATCGCCAAGGTCCTTTTGGGGATCACGGATTTAAACCAGGTGCGCAAGGTGTGCATCAAGTAA